The genomic stretch CACTTCCAGTTTAAGCTTGCCTAAACATGTCCACGGGACACACAAGACCAAGGTTTTATCAACAGATTAGTCTCAAAATGACATATTGAGCATAATACGAAAGTATTCGAAACATGAGAGCATGTGAGCGAGCAAGGGTTTATTTGATCGTGAACAATGCTCAAAATGAGTGCATATTGAATGAATGGAGAACAAAAAACCTTAGTTTAGAGTCTGGGTGAAATATATGCGAGAGTGACGCGAACGCAATATCGAACCTCGATGGTGTACCTTTTTTGTCAAGGGTTTgcccaacctcgtcctcagaAATTTTCACTTTTGACATTTTTACTCTAATTCATTTCATGGCGTTATCTTCTCGATAGCAATACGAGATCTGTTagtattttttacatatttgtcCCTTGCTCGCATGCAAGATATCATTAGCCATCTTATGGCGTATTTTGCCATTAAAACTTTATATCCGTATGAGCTCAGATGCACGTCAAGCGTTACAAACGCAACTTCATCCCCAaagatttttgcctttttgatatctgtgaaaataaaaaagatcaaatttgtTATTCTTAGCCTCGTCTGAGTGCTTTTTCTAGCTGTCCGAGATTGTCAGTAAGAGAAAAAAAACCTTGGTAATGAGGTTGAGTACTTGACTTTCGACTTAGTGATTAGGGTAAGTATTACCACACCCTCTTTTGTTCCCCTGGTAGCTTTACATAAGAAAACTGGCGGTTAAGAAGTTATTTTCGTGGTaaagttattaaatatttatatgttttcaCGGAAGAAGAGCAATTAAACACTTATCATGGTTACAAACATCATATGCTGTATGATGTGCGTGAGAAGATTGGGACGGTCACAAAGCGATAAAAGAGCTTTGGGAACAAGgttgttttgttaaattttattatattggGCAAGCAAGAAATAAATGAATGGataaaatgagtgaatgaatgaaagaatgaatgtaTAAAagtatgtatataaaatatatttaattataacaaaattttGTCAATCATATCGACGTGCTACTTACAGTTCAGAGAAAAGTAATTCACTATatatctctttttcttttataaaaaaaattcgccTGCACTAACTGCAGAAGAAGTTCTCGGGCGCCGCTACAAAAACTTCTAGACTAGTCTAGGGGAAAGCAAACGACTCTGCCACCGTCTTAACGTGGATCACAATGGTTTTTGCACGCAAATAGTTACTTATAAACAGTGGCAGCTAAAGAAAAACACAGAAAAGAGaagaaaatttgtattttaataATGCTTTTTACGAGCGTTATTTTTGCTAACTATGACGCTAGCCAATGTGGTCAATCCAGAGAAAAGATCTTTTCCAGTAGGAGCAATGGCCAATCTGGTATGTCGAAAGCCTCTTCTAGCACGAAGCGATGGACGAAGTTCTATTGCAAATGTGTATAATATACCTAGCCTACCATACACCCAGTCTAGCGCATCGCCACTGGTGTGATCTAAAACAAAAGTTACTCgatgttgaaataaaaataaaaatatagtgaTGAGTTGCCATAGCAACAGTTTTGTTTTAATCCAACACAGTGTTGCTTGTCACAAAGCCTGTCCACCCTATAAATTTGCAGCCCATGTAAGAAGGGCGCTATTTCGCACTACAGTTTTCTTTATTATCTAAAAACAAACTCTCCCCCCCTCTAACACTAAAGGCATGCTTTAATTGATGGTAATTTTGGAGAAAaccatatttaaaaatgttgtttgcTTACACAACGTGGTTGAAGACGTGCCAATCCTGTATCGAACTTTCCCAGCTTTCTCGATAGCTTGTTGAATAGCTCTCATTGCTCGCctctacaaaacaaaaaataaacagagATCTATATAAATGAAGTGCAGCACTTTGCCccttttaattattattaaaaaaactttgtccggaatagcctcttcagttcaaAGACCTGCAGAGGATGTCCTAGGGTATTTTGAGTTATGAAAGTCAACTAGACAACCACTGAAGATATTAATCCTATTCTTGTGCTAAACGATAAGCAGAAAGAAAGATTCATACTACTATAGTCTCTGGTATGACCCAAGctgggtttgaacccaagaccttcggCACTGAAAACGAACGCTTTACCACAATGCTACCAACTAAAATTAAGTGTGAGGTCGTCTTGTGTCAGAGCCTTTGAGTGCATTTCCTTTAGACTTTTTTTTGTCATGTTACAGAAGCAAAATTGTTTTAGCAGTGATACCCGAGAGGTATTATATTTGATCTGAAGAGACAAAAGGTTTTGCGGAATGCACTGATTATAATCCAAAAACGATGCAATTTATGTGTTATAAAATCTTATTCACGGTTGAGGTCATTCTCCACCCCAGAGGCTTTTGAGATAAACTCAAAAGTAGGTTTTAATTTTCAATCTCAAAGAGCTATGGGGACGGGAATAGCTTGAGATAATTAAAGAgaatttataaaacatattaaatataaaaaaatgaagaaataatttgacAAACTTCTATGCACAAGAAATTATGTTTATGAAGAAGAGTCAGCCTCGGGTTTCACGATCTCAACAACTAAGAGGGTGTTCATATGAGCCCGCGAAGCCGAGCTGGCCCGTTTTAGGGGCTGAAATCAGCCCGGCAAACACCTCGGCTCTCTATGATTTCTCACAGCCCtgtcatataaaaaaaaatcagtccGGCTTTCCAGGATCTTGACTCTTTCAACCGAGATCCCGGAAAAACGGGCTAATATTTTTCCATATGACAGCTCCGGCTTGGCAAACCGGGCTGAAAACAAACTGCTGATAATAAACATGGCGGCTCTAAAAGGAAGTACGAAGTTAAAAAAGAGTTTTAGATGGACGTAGGAAGCGATGGATAACCTTATTTTTTGCATCAGCAACTTTAAAACTACCATGAACTTCAAGGGCCTTGATTTCGATGGCGACAAGCCCTTTCTCTATACAAATTGATGGCAAAAATTTACAAGGACGCCTTAGATCTCTTTGGAGGGGTTAATGTGAGAATATTTAATCCTGAAGATAATGATTTGTATACTCAAGAATAAGGAGCGAGGAAGAATTAAAACCGAGATAAAAAAGCACAATAGCATGATTAGCAAAGTAAAAAACCGaattcaagaaaaaataaaagagattcCACAAAGCTTTTCCTAAGCTCCGAATAATAACGTTTTGAACTCGTCATACGAAATTTTTCTCCAAGCATCATCAAGTGCTAATCTTGATTTCATGTTGCTTCACCATTGTTCGGTGCGACCTGGATTATATCATATTTTTCTCCTTcttttatcaagttttttttggggggggggggttattcTCCTTTTTCCCTTGTTTATCATCTTTTTTTTCTGAGTAAAATGGATCACTGGAAAAACATTGTTTGTTGTTTTCGCCATAAAAGTAGCAAATTTTCAATTCCTATAGTACGCTTTCGCAATGGGGCAATTAATAATGGTATCAGTACAACCACTTTCGATTCCATGTCCGCCATTTATTTCACTAGCCTTGTATGAAACATAAACAATGTCACATGATCAGTAAGGAAATAAGAACTTCAGATGACAGATAAATTTTCAACCGGGCTGGCCCATTTTTCTGGGCTGATTTCAACCCGGCAAAGAAGACTCACAAATAACATTTACCTGCTCTACATAATGTCGAGGGAGCATTTTAGTATAACCCCATGGACTCATCCACATTTGACCATAAGTATGGACGTCCATGAAAGCTTTTAGTTTTCTTCGGTGTTTATACAAATATCTTGCTAGAGCCAGGGATTCGTTCTCTGAAAATGGCCTAGTACCACAATATATTTCATCACATGGATCACGGGACGAACCACCACCTCAAAAAGAATTCCTTCTAGATTATAATCCATTGCGCTGTACGTTTTGTTTAGAAAAAATTTGTGTAAAACTTACCTCCCCATCTGTAGTCAAAATTTCTGTTGATGTCTACACCAAAACAATGTGATTCAGGAGTCGGTGACCGCGATTTTCGCCAAAGCCTGTACTACAAAATATAAAGCTTGTTCTTAAGTAGGTAACAGTGAGTGCTACTGTCCTCAAGTAATacattacttttttgttttaataaaaaacataaaacctTTCCCATACCCTATCTCTATGAGAGAACACATATCCATCAGGGTTTAATACCGGTACTATGACAACGTCAAAATCTTTCAACATGGCAGCGATGTAGTCGTCATATTGTTGATCGAACAGTATCTGCAAAAAAAACCATAAACAACATGTCCAGCTTGACTGAATCCGGCAAAATTGTAAcataaaagagatttatgtgTAGACATATGTTAATCCAACAGCAGAGTTTCAACCTCGATCTCTGTAGCATTTTTGATATGGTTTGGTTCAAGACTGCGTTTTATTCACTCATATAAAGAAGGCTACTGACCCTGGAATCGAGGTATCGAAAGTGTAAAGTTGGGTAAAATTGGAAGGAGTTAACATACCCTCCTCATTGTATACTGACATGCTGCTATGCCCAGCCATTCTCTGGAATGCGAACCACAGTTGATAAATATGATCGGCTTCTCATCGGATGCATTTTTATGAATCTAAAAGTATCCATTCACTTCATGTATTAAACCACAGagattataaaaatttcattaagaaaaaaaatcattcttggTTTTTCTTAATACGGACTAAAGGCAACTTTATCCCCAGGGTTTCTTGCCTTTTTAATATTGAGGCTAACAAgaaagcgctagcggctttgatatcaggcaacaaaccctaGGGACGAGTTTGAACGAAATAAAACAAGGTATAATATAAGAAAGAGGGATCCACATAACATTTAATACCTTTAAAGAATATATGTTCCTTCCTTCGTATGattttccaataatttctaaGGTTGTGGAagtattaaaaacaatacttaGTCTTTTTATTTCTCCTTCTAtctaaaataaacttatttcataaaaaatggtACACCGTTTGAGAAAAAATCATCATAAAGTTTTTTTCACTGACGCTTTTTGTCAAAGTAAACTTGGAAGGAAGTTGGTGGTTTTGAACACTAAAATCTCTATCAATCTCGTTCCCATCGCATTTTGCCTTTGTGATAAACATTACGGTGTACGCCTCGTAATAAGAGGCTCAGAGAAAAAGAGACCTTGGTGACAAGGCTATTTCACAATCTCGTTCCCAAAGCTTTTCTTTTGCTCTCCGATTAATGGTTgcacaaaaaaatacttttttcaaaaaacgtcCTAGGAACGAGGTTTGTTCATTTGAATGCCTTTTCCACTTGTGCATTAAACCGAGGCTAGAAGGATGGAGAAACGAATTTTTCACCTCTTCAAATCTTTGATAATAATCTTCAAAATCTTCAATATTCTTcatagaaatgttttctttctttatttcgTTGTAGATGTTGTTATGCacaatttcaaaattaatttttttctttatacaaaCTTTCTCAAATGCATCATACGAACTTCCTGATAACCATATATCAACATGGCGCTCTATAACATCAGGATGTCTCCAAAGCTGCagctgaaataaaattaaaattcggAAAGTTGTTGACGCTCCATACAAGTGCCCTTGGTGAGCTTGTGCGTTGTGAATGTCGAAAATGCTattcaacttcgtccccagtgCCTCCGAAAAATCGTTTTTAGATGAAATAAACTGTGTATTTTACACAACTTTCTGGTTTTTGTGCAGTCACATCTTTTAGCATTGGCCCTTCTCCCAAAACGATGTTTTTCCCTGGGCCTTTATTATCTATAGGTAAAAAAAGAGTAAGCTTTTGTACGATCAGCATTTTTCAGTATGATACTATTTGAACATTATGCAGAGAATGAGCAGTATGGTGAAGAAGGAAGGGTGTGTGTTTGTTGTACACAACCTTGAAGTTGTACGAACAAAACAACCGAGTTGAAACAGTATAAAAAGGCCATTAGGAATGTAAGATTTCTACGAACCACTTAGGCTTCATCTtgatcaaaaaatataaaaaataaaaaaaacggtaggttgctttaaaataaaaacaaaattaagaccATTTTTAGCGGAAGCTTGTTATAGTTCTTATAAACATAAAACATGCAACAGAGATACTGTATTTTATTTAACAAGTGTCAACCTCTTTTTGAAATCACGGTGATGCAATTATTATTCGACCgccaaaaatttacaaaatattgtacatattttatttcTTCAGACAGGTATGCAGTTTTTTTGATCACTCATATTGTAGAAACATTAGTTAATGTTATCAGGTGTCCCACATTTCAACAACCACGTCTACAAATTCACCCGCAGGAGAAGCGCGCAGAAAAGTTATTTGTGGAAGACCCAGGGCTCTTTTCCTTGCTTTATTGTCCCTCTCGCAAAACAAGGCCTAACAAGTAGATTAAGACAAAGCGTTTTATTTGTTTCAgagtaaaaaaatagaaaacagcGACAGTCTAAAATTTATTGGAACACAACAGCAGCCACGGACTAACTTTCGAAACGGGGGAGCTTCTCACTTTGTTAATTATTTGTGAAAACTTCTAAACTTCTTTAGGGGTTGCGATTTGGTAAAATTTCATCATTTTTAGTTAGCATTAAAAACGTCAAAATGTTTAGGTCACATATGTTGTCATCGGAAAACAGGTGGGTGGCAAAAATATATCCCGATTGATTTTCACACCCTCAAACAGCCCAACCTGAATAGACACGCTTTGATTGCAAAAACCCAGAGCAggattaaatattaaaatttaatcgattgaaactaaaattatttgcaaatttttatGCACAATGTTTATTTGGGCATATACATTTGAATTAGCAACTGAAGGACAGTCCGAAGGCAGCAGGGGTAGGGTGTTGGTGCTATGGAGCGTTTCCCTTAGACAAAACCATGGTTTGCCATCATAAAGACGATACATTTTAAACCACCCGCCCCGTGTTTCATGTTGAagctttattgtttattttttttttctgtctgtTTTATTCACTGAGACGATGTGTTAGGTTTCCCCTTCAGTACCAGTCCTTCTTTTGCGTTCCCTTGACTTAAATAAGGAAATTAGACAAAAAAGCCTGTTGACAAGGTTGGGAAATGTATGCACTTACTCGGAGACCATGCTTTTGTtgcttaaaagtttttaaaaattctaattGTTGCGTCGTGTTTGGAACAACTCGGATTAACATCACTCTAAAACATATAACACACGAAAAATTGTTTGTGATATGGGAAAAAATATTACAACAAAAACAGTAGAAAATAATCGAAATTGTACGAAATTCATATTATAATAAGGTCTGTTTGAGtaaatggttttataaattcCGAGTATAAAAAAGCTATGGAGAGATATACGTTATCAACGAAAGAGTCACaaaaaaagttgataaaaacTTTCGGTAAAAATATTGATTTGCAAACATTGTAGTCAGTTCCTATGGAGTCATGTACTGGACAAAAGTCACGCTATAGAGTGTCGTGTTGCGTAGTAGAGTGTCGAGGTGCAATATAGATCCCAAGGTCGCGAGGCGTAGTATAGGTGGACGCGAGGCGAAATAGAGagtcgcgaggcgtaatagtgaGACGCGTATGTAATAATAGAGAGatgcgaggcgtaatagaaggacgcgaTGCGTAACAGAAGGACGCGTTGCGTGATGGAAAGACGCGCAAACAAGGGCGACGCGGCGTGTAGGAAGAGGGGACGCGTACTTTCGCGCCATTTGCCTTGGTTACCCGTGAataaatttcgaattttttcaATTGACTGGCAAATTAATCAAGACAAAACACGaaagaaaaagtaagtttttgtaGCAGCTGGGCTGACCGTTCTCTCTGATTTTTTCTctcctgtttttttaatttctgctgTATTATAGTTATATTCTGATAAATTGTGAGAAGTTGCTAATTCATAAGTATGTGTAGTAGTGAAGGGAAGCAATGTAGGGCAACGACGACATTTGTCAACACAGGTATAGCTGgcaccccccccccctcctcatATATATTTTCTCATTAAAATTTGTAATGGGCTAGCTATACTATTGCTATAAATAATGGATTATATTATTTGCCCTAGCAacttttacttccttttttcctTCCCTTGTATACACCACCAATCAACCCCCCTCCCCCTGCAACgaggagggtgccgataagccgaaaAATGTTATTACACTGCTTGCATGCTATTCTGTTATAAGCAATGTGctgtttttgtattaatattgTGTTTTGTATCACCATGTGATTACAATGTTTTGATAGGTAAACAGGGCAGCTTATAAAACAGAACGTAGGACTACGACTGGTAGTTAAATGGAACTGTGCGGTGCATATGCATGTGTACAACAACACTGTCAACAGGTGTATTGTAATGATGGCAAATTTCTCAAGTTTTGGTTTTCTTCAAGTGACACTGCACCCattttcaagaattttaaataatGCAGCAAATATGTACAATGTTCTTATTCGATTTTCCTTTAAGGATATTcttaagacatttttaaatttttgtcttaCTATCGTGAATATTTATCGGCAtggttgtaattttcaaaactttcaagCTAAATTGTATGTGATGTTTTAGGAATTAAAAATTGATTCAGCATGCAGAAAGTGAAAGACGCTATAGACAGACTGAATAATGCATTGGATGGTCTGTCATCATCAACAACAAGTACTCAAAATAATCCAAATCAGAACATCTTCCAGAGTCCAAACTCACATCCAAGTCCAAACTTACATCCAAGTCCACAACATCAGAGAATTCTACAAGATTTCAAGTaggttgatatttttaagagTTGTGAATTTCTGCTCCCAGCATGATCATTGCCTCCTTTGTATCTTTTCGATAAGTTTCAATAATCATCTCTCCAGGAGTACTGCTCACAGGCATTATGCTGATTGTGACTATTGAATTTTTTCGTGCCTTTGTacctttttataacatttttcatttttttgattttgttcaactttaatttttttctgtatacacTGAGTAGAAAGATTATTATGTTtgagacagatttttattttaattcttgttCTGTTTCAGTAAGCAATTTCCAGCGTTGAATGCTGGTGGTAGCCGATATCGCCCACAAGCAAAGAAACCACGTCTCTCTAATAACTTCATTAAGGACACATGGACCCATAAATTCTGTGCACTGAGCTACAAAGATACATCAGTTTCACCGAATGAGTTGCATTTGTTTT from Hydractinia symbiolongicarpus strain clone_291-10 chromosome 12, HSymV2.1, whole genome shotgun sequence encodes the following:
- the LOC130621574 gene encoding carboxypeptidase B-like isoform X2, encoding MLIRVVPNTTQQLEFLKTFKQQKHGLRLQLWRHPDVIERHVDIWLSGSSYDAFEKVCIKKKINFEIVHNNIYNEIKKENISMKNIEDFEDYYQRFEEIEGEIKRLSIVFNTSTTLEIIGKSYEGRNIYSLKIHKNASDEKPIIFINCGSHSREWLGIAACQYTMRRILFDQQYDDYIAAMLKDFDVVIVPVLNPDGYVFSHRDRYRLWRKSRSPTPESHCFGVDINRNFDYRWGGGGSSRDPCDEIYCGTRPFSENESLALARYLYKHRRKLKAFMDVHTYGQMWMSPWGYTKMLPRHYVEQRRAMRAIQQAIEKAGKVRYRIGTSSTTLYHTSGDALDWVYGRLGILYTFAIELRPSLRARRGFRHTRLAIAPTGKDLFSGLTTLASVIVSKNNARKKHY
- the LOC130621574 gene encoding carboxypeptidase B-like isoform X1, encoding MHLIWYVTCFLIGCIPVTWCVNVTSNGQPRVMLIRVVPNTTQQLEFLKTFKQQKHGLRLQLWRHPDVIERHVDIWLSGSSYDAFEKVCIKKKINFEIVHNNIYNEIKKENISMKNIEDFEDYYQRFEEIEGEIKRLSIVFNTSTTLEIIGKSYEGRNIYSLKIHKNASDEKPIIFINCGSHSREWLGIAACQYTMRRILFDQQYDDYIAAMLKDFDVVIVPVLNPDGYVFSHRDRYRLWRKSRSPTPESHCFGVDINRNFDYRWGGGGSSRDPCDEIYCGTRPFSENESLALARYLYKHRRKLKAFMDVHTYGQMWMSPWGYTKMLPRHYVEQRRAMRAIQQAIEKAGKVRYRIGTSSTTLYHTSGDALDWVYGRLGILYTFAIELRPSLRARRGFRHTRLAIAPTGKDLFSGLTTLASVIVSKNNARKKHY